ATGTGGTCGCTGCCGACCGGTTTGACCGACAGCGGAATCAGCGCCTGCGCGCGCAGCAGGCTGCGGGCGCTGCGCGCGGTGTCGGCCTCGAGCACGCCTTCGCGCGACTGGCCGCTGGCATCGATGGCTTCGAAGGAATAGGCGGGCATGGCGAGGCTGAACTCTGGTCGCTAGTCGCGTGTGACGCGCAGCAACTCTGCGCGTGAAGTGATGCCGGCCTGCACCAGCCGTTCGCCGTCTTCGCGCATGAGCCGCAGGCCGCCGCGCGCGCCGGCCTTGAGCAGTTCGCTCTCGGCGGCCTTGCTGTGGATCAGGCCCTGCACGGTTTCATCGGCCACCAGCAACTCGAAGATGCCGGTGCGGCCCTGGTAGCCCGTCTGGCCGCAGACGTCGCAGCCCGCGCCGCCGCAGCTCGTGCAGACCTTGCGCACGAGGCGCTGTGCGAGCACGCCCAGCAGCGACGAGCTCAGGAGGAAAGGCTCGACCCCCATGTCGGTGAGACGCGTGACCGCGCTGACCGAATCGTTGGTGTGCAGCGTGGCCAGCACCAGGTGGCCGGTGAGCGAAGCCTGGATGGCGATCTGCGCGGTCTCGAAGTCGCGGATTTCGCCGATCATGATCACGTCCGGGTCCTGCCGCAGGATCGCGCGCAGGGCCTTGGCGAAGGTGAGCTCGATCTTGGCGTTGATCTGCGTCTGGCCCACGCCCGGCAGCTCGTATTCGATGGGATCTTCCACCGTCATGATGTTGCTGCGGCTCGCGTCCAGGCGGGCCAGCGCGGCATACAGCGTGGTGGTCTTGCCCGAGCCGGTCGGGCCGGTCACCAGGATGATGCCGTGCGGCTGCGTGATGAGCTTCTCGAAGCGTTGCAGCGTGTCGCCCTGCATGCCGACCGATTCGAGCGTGAGCTTCGATTCGCTCTTGTCCAGCAATCGCAGCACGGCGCGTTCGCCGTGCGCACTCGGCAGCGTGGAGACGCGCACGTCGACCGCGCGCGTGCCGATGCGCAAGCTGATGCGTCCGTCCTGCGGCAGCCGCTTCTCGGAGATGTCGAGGTCGGCCATGA
This region of Variovorax sp. RKNM96 genomic DNA includes:
- a CDS encoding ATPase, T2SS/T4P/T4SS family, producing the protein MRYPLPYAFARSQQLLLEEADDGRYTLWMSSHPARSAVGEVARKYSVQAFEVLADGPLAQRISAAYAQGESSAAAVVSEVQNDADLSRMMQELPAVEDLLASAGDAPIIRMLNALLTQAARDGASDIHIEPYERTSSVRFRIDGTLREVVQPNRALHAALISRLKIMADLDISEKRLPQDGRISLRIGTRAVDVRVSTLPSAHGERAVLRLLDKSESKLTLESVGMQGDTLQRFEKLITQPHGIILVTGPTGSGKTTTLYAALARLDASRSNIMTVEDPIEYELPGVGQTQINAKIELTFAKALRAILRQDPDVIMIGEIRDFETAQIAIQASLTGHLVLATLHTNDSVSAVTRLTDMGVEPFLLSSSLLGVLAQRLVRKVCTSCGGAGCDVCGQTGYQGRTGIFELLVADETVQGLIHSKAAESELLKAGARGGLRLMREDGERLVQAGITSRAELLRVTRD